One window of Deltaproteobacteria bacterium genomic DNA carries:
- a CDS encoding methyltransferase domain-containing protein encodes MSEPFSWTNREFDQYAAEYDAALDRGLSLSGEDKTYFAEGRIAWLAELLKQLGERPRHCLDFGCGIGSAAPLLFSLLNANRVTGVDVSPASLAFARRITASDRAQFLQLDEYHPREEIDLAFCNGVFHHIPTPERAPAVNYVSRALRPGGLFAFWENNPWNPGTRLVMSRIPFDREAVTVSAPEARRLLITAGFEVLRIDFLFIFPKMLRQLRFIEPWVTRLPLGGQYQVLCRKPDR; translated from the coding sequence ATGAGTGAACCCTTCTCTTGGACTAACCGAGAGTTTGATCAGTATGCGGCAGAATATGACGCGGCACTTGATCGTGGGCTCTCGTTGTCCGGCGAAGACAAAACCTACTTTGCTGAAGGGCGGATTGCCTGGTTAGCCGAACTCCTCAAGCAGCTTGGCGAACGTCCTCGGCACTGTCTCGATTTCGGCTGTGGGATTGGCTCGGCAGCTCCGTTGCTGTTCTCACTGCTCAATGCCAACCGGGTGACCGGTGTCGATGTATCCCCAGCCTCGCTAGCATTTGCTCGACGAATCACAGCTTCGGACCGTGCACAGTTTCTCCAACTCGACGAGTATCACCCTCGTGAGGAAATCGACCTGGCCTTTTGCAATGGGGTTTTCCATCACATTCCTACTCCAGAACGCGCTCCCGCAGTAAATTATGTGTCCCGTGCGCTCCGCCCCGGAGGATTGTTCGCCTTCTGGGAGAACAATCCGTGGAATCCCGGCACCCGGCTCGTCATGAGCCGTATCCCGTTTGACCGCGAGGCTGTCACAGTGAGTGCTCCTGAAGCACGTCGTCTGCTCATCACAGCAGGGTTTGAGGTGCTCCGTATCGACTTTCTCTTCATCTTCCCCAAGATGCTGAGACAGCTACGTTTCATTGAGCCGTGGGTCACACGTCTTCCTTTAGGCGGCCAGTATCAAGTGCTGTGCCGTAAGCCTGATCG